From a single Syngnathus scovelli strain Florida chromosome 2, RoL_Ssco_1.2, whole genome shotgun sequence genomic region:
- the LOC125988219 gene encoding gamma-glutamylaminecyclotransferase → MAQIFIYGTLKRGQPNHFRMLDKSVGAAQLLASVVTTERFPLVIASEYNIPFLLNLPGQGHRVHGELYRVDKPLLHFLDDFEDIPRMYQRTPVTLKVKEWLGQPDDEEMSVAGSIIEAFVYSTTTYQPDWPSLPHHENYDSQGDHGFRYKRR, encoded by the coding sequence ATGGCTCAAATCTTCATCTATGGCACTCTGAAGAGGGGGCAACCAAACCACTTCCGCATGCTGGACAAGAGCGTTGGAGCTGCGCAGTTGCTTGCCTCTGTCGTCACAACTGAGAGATTCCCCCTAGTGATCGCTAGTGAATACAACATTCCTTTCCTCCTCAACCTCCCAGGTCAAGGTCACAGGGTTCATGGCGAGCTCTATAGAGTGGACAAGCCCTTGCTACATTTCCTGGATGATTTTGAAGATATTCCCAGAATGTATCAGCGAACGCCGGTGACGCTGAAGGTGAAGGAGTGGCTGGGGCAGCCCGACGATGAAGAGATGTCTGTGGCGGGGAGTATCATTGAGGCCTTTGTGTACAGTACAACGACGTACCAGCCGGATTGGCCCTCGCTGCCTCACCATGAGAACTATGATTCCCAAGGCGATCACGGGTTTCGGTATAAACGCCGTTAA